tccacaactaaaatatagaaattaatacatttttgcctaggaaaatataatgcattatacttACAAATGGCATTTGAATCCTGGGCCGGACTGGGCCACTGTGCTACTATTCTACAGCACAGTGGGCCGCGTGctacggttaaaaaaaaaaaattataaatactaaaatattaaagactAAAGTCAATCTAATTATGCAAGGGCTTATATTTTATGCCAATAATACGAATCAATACAAGTTTACTGAGCGTTAGGCAGTTGGTAGTATTATCACAAAAACGCAGTGGAATTGtggaaatattacaaaaataaacactgaatacaatattattatcggccTATTGTAGCCACagatatatctatatacctatattatattagctgcGATGGTGGCCGATGCAGTGGTAGTAGTGGTCACACtgtcatagacataatatagaacATAACTCTATGGtagtggttattttttattttataatttattttggtggctaaaaatagttttatagttttatttcccaatttattgattacctacctagatgatatcaataatattataacctaacatcatgttttattttgtaaaataaaaagaaaatagtcTTGTATTCTTGTTATTCTTGTCCGGTGTTTTGTTGTGGTTACTATAAATGCTCGAAGTGATATATAAAATCCCGTAACGAGTGACGATATAGTGAACAACATCGAGTACggttaatacttaaatttataaaaatggaaaaggtaaaaaaaaatcgtaaaggAGGAGCAGAAAAAATTAGAGCCAAACGAATGTCTGAACTTAAGGCAGCAGGAAGTGATCCGAAACAAAAGAAATTGCAATTTTGTACAACTATTAACACACAAAATGGTacgttcttataatattaattaaactataatattttgaatgggTATGTTTTAGATAGTTAATAAATGTGTatgaagtattataatttatattactttgaCATTTTTAGATAACTTTAATGATGAAACATCAAaacaattagaaataataaataatcctaCATCGACTAGTGTAAgtgttaaagtatattatataacacattaaaatattttgcaaatgtttaaaaaaactatatatttttatttcaatacctaTGTGTTGTAGACTATAGAATAGAAAACACTTATGTTtcttattagaaataatttatattgaatttatcttTAAAGGATCCTGTGTGTGCCAGTACATCCACTGTGCATAATACCAgtgatttaaatgttaatgacagaagtttggaatttattaatatctcatgataatgaaacaaaaaatccTACATTTTCTAGTGTAAgtgttaaagtatattatataccatattaaaatattttgcaaatgtttgaaaaaactatatatttttatttcaatatgtgTTGTAGACTATAGAATAGAAAACACTTATGTTtcttattagaaataatttatattgaatttatcttTAAAGGATCCTGTGTGTGCTAGTACATCCACTGTGAATAATACTAATGATTTAAATGTCAATGACAGAAGTTTGGAATTAGTAATATCTCAtgataatgaaacaaaaaatccTACATTTTCTACTGTAAgtgttaaagtatattatttaccatattaaaatattttgcaaatgtttgaaaaaaactatatatttttgtttcaataccTATGTGTTGTAGACTATAGAATAGAAAACACTTATGTTtcttattagaaataatttatattgaatttatcttTAAAGGATCCTGTGTGTGCTAGTACATCCACTGTGAATAATACTAATGATTTAAATGTCAATGACAGAAGTTTGGAATTAGTAATATCTCAtgataatgaaacaaaaaatccTACATTTTCTACTGTAAgtgttaaagtatattatttaccatattaaaatattttgcaaatgtttgaaaaaactatatatttttatttcaatacctaTGTGTTGTAGACTATAGAATAGAAAACACTTATGCTTCTtgttagaaataatttatattgaatttatcttTAAAGGATCCTGTGTGTGCTAGTACATCCACTGTGAATAATACTAATGATTTAAATGTCAATGACAGAAGTTTGGAATTAGTGATAGAACCTGATGATAAAGGAACAAATAATTTTCCATCATCTGATGTAAGTAGTTATAgccaattgtattatttacattaggtatataaataatattttttttgtaggaCATCtgtattaatcaatttaaacttGATGCTAGTtctaacatttttcaaaaactccagtttattgaaaaaatcaacCCTAATCAACCTCCACGATTAACCAATGTACCGTGGGTTTTGCATAGAGTTTATAATAGAATTGATAGTAATGGAAAAAGTATCCCGAGAAAGTGGATTACAGTTGAGTGTATTAACTATAATGTAAAAGCCATTTATTGCACAATATGTATAGCATTTAGTATATCAAACAGTACAAGTAATTTTTGCAATGGTTgcactaattttaaaaatatatatgctgCTATTGAGTCCCACGAAATTAGTAAAGGTCATTCATCAGCTGTAGAAGCATACTTTTCAGCAAGTAATGAAAATAGTATCGAATTTGTTGTGAGTAGAGATATGATGAACCATAGAAAAGAGCAAGTGATGGAACGCATTCATATTTTGGAACaagtatttgatataataaaatttattgggAAACAAAATCTATCATATCGAGGATCATCTGAAGCATTATATgatatagaaaattcaaattttaaccaTGGAAactttttggaacttttaaagtTTACCGCAAAACGCGATAtggtgttaaataaatatttgtctgCTGCTATTTAACGCAGTAAACAGCGAAAACAACATGTGGAATTAAATTCAAAAGGAAGAGGTGCATTAATAACTTTGTTATCTATAACTACAGTTAACAAAGTAATAGATGCCATACTATTAACCATgagaaaaacaataaagaatGAATTGGGTGATCGTCAGTTTAGTATACAGGTaaaccaatttaattatttaattccaactaggtaaattaacttaattttaataatcatatacgATATACTTACAGGTAGATAGTACTCAAGACATAGGTACCATTGATCAGGCAGCTATTTGTTTACGCTATGTTTCTAACTCTCAAATAAAAGAATGGCTATTTAGTGTAGTACAAGTAAAAACATCATCAGGAAAAGGACTGTATGAATTACTCAAAGAATGTTTCTCTCAAAacgacattaattttaaaaatattattggatcTTCTTTTGATGGAGCTGCTAACATGCAGGGTGAGTTCAATGGATTGCGTGCTTTTATAAAACAAGAAAATCAAAATAGTGTGTACATTTGGTGTTATGCACATATTTTGAACTTATGTGTTTGTGACACATGCGAAAATTTGGCAGCTAAAaatttatttggtttattaaatagattagcaacttttttttctgattCATACAAAAAGATGGGTGTGTGGAAAGAAATTCAGGAAAAACTGACAACCGGTCAAaacaaactgaaaaaattacagaaaatagGTGAAACTCGTTGGTGGTCTCGCGAAAAAGCATTACTATGGATGTTTGACGGAAATGACTGTTTATATCCTATAGTGATAAATGCATTGGATTTTGTGGCAACATCAAAAACTTTTGACCCAAAATCTATTTCCGAAGCCAATTCATTAAAAGAAAAGTTgtgtcaatttaatattatagtaacagcTCATTTATTTCTTccaattttcaaaagttttggCCCTACTTCAACATACCTACAATCAAAGAATTTGGATATATTGAATGCTTTTTTAATGGTGGATAAGTGTATTGCTGACATAAGTAACTTAAAATTTGAGAATGTTCTTAAATCATCCAAagatttcgttttaaaaatgaataattccCTTCACAAAATTGCATTAAATAAAGAGATATTTATTGAGAATGATTTTCCTAAAAACAgaagaagaataaaaaaacttatgttTGATGAAGTTTGTGACGATGAAGCACCAACAGatccaaaacaaaaatttcgagTAGAAGTTTTTCAATGTATCATCGACCAATTGCGAACCAGCCTAACTGAAAGATTTACTAACAATAAAAGTTTGGTTGCAgatatgcaatatttattgccaaaacattataatgatataagaaataaattaattcctAAATCAGCATTACAAAAGTTATCACTATTATCATCTGTTGATCACTCAAAATTAATTGACGAACTTGAACACTTTGCtggaatttatgataaaatttctaaaccattatataaaaaaactgttgatATCTATGACGAAAACacaaataatgatgatgataatttaattgtaactgATATGGATTATGAAGATTTTTCTTTGGATTGGGATGATACTCATCTATCTGTTAcaggtaactaaaaaaaaaataaattgtttattaaatatatcatattttaaccaaattcaactataaaatatatttatatttatatgtttttattcgtgttaagatatttatataaagatttttttttttcagaatctgAATGTGAACACTCTTTTATCCGTGATGAAAAAGGTATACATACCCGAGAGAATTGtttgatttgtgtttttaatttacttcaTTCGCTTTATTTACATATGCCCacttattctaatttatatgcCGCCATGGAATATGTACTAACCTTATCGGTAACTCAGGTTAATTGTGAACGCGTATTtagcaaattaaaaattataaaaaatcgtCTACGCGCTTCATTATCTAATGACCGCTTAGATGCTTTTTTATTAATGTCTGtagaaaaagaaatattaaatgatttaaattttgaagataTTTTGGACATTATTAAAAACTCATCTCATactttatctaaattattatcgttcacataattacataattatataattataaaatcgaatttGTCATACTGTTACTTGGTGTTACtgatttatacctatatgtattgatatattttacattttctttgtAATCAACACCGACAAAGTTCCTAAATCCTAATTCTTATAAAACGTTGGTAAAGGTAGAAATACTAttgagaaaaatgtaatattgtgttaGTTGGGCcgttaaatatagtaaaatgggCCGGTTGCATACAGAGAATAGTGGGCAGAAACCCTTCCAGTCCGGCCCTGGACAAATTCGTACTGTTTATTAAAATGAGTGCTTCACGCGGTGATGTACAGCTGCTCTCATCAATCGTGTATATTTACCTTAATTTTGGTTATCTTATCACTACGAAAGACATAAAAATCCAAGAATGATTCATTATAGTAATGATAATTTTGCGATAATTGCGAAATTCAATAAACTAGATTAATGGGTGTACGGAGTAcattgtacttaatattataaggcCTACGTTGAAACTACTTCAACAAAACTAActcattaaaaactaatttacaattacctaacctaacaatTCGAGAAAAATCcaagtattataattgattttgttttacaatatttgaatattcaaaatcaccttGAACGGtcctatttatagtatatttatacattattataatatatccgtgagttgtaggtatattatgcggCGTCCgctgtattttgttttttcattcatatttcatatatcGATAAAATATGCTTAATATTAGCAATTTAAAACACATTACGATGACaagaaaaagttaaataatatctatctgCTTTGAGAAAGGcttgtggtggtggtggtggtagaaGGTTACATTATGCTATTCTATTTAATAGTTTCAGAAAAAAGTTaagactaattaatataatttaagattttaaatattttaaataatatattaacctaatacctattttatattttatattttacacaacaaaaaaagatcAAAAGAAACCGATATtactaatacaaataacaatataggtaatcctaataataataagtgtacttattaaggatattatattataatccactACTCTTcaagttacattatattatatctataaataaacattttatagtctAATGACGTAAATAACCaattaaccaaattttttttgagattagaatttttaagattCCTGGTGTTCTATgtctttctatattattatatattatatttaagtgtattaaagtacctacctactaagaTTTATTTCGGAATTGACATAGGTTTATCGTATATcagtgtataggtaataataattattgaggtATGCAAGAGAATCATTAGACTGTTTCTATACTATTTTTCCGaactaatgaaattaaataaaccaaataaattgtatataagtcATTAATTATActcacttataaaattaaatcacactaaaattattttaaagtgttaCGCCGACCTCAGATCTCCCACACTTTGACAACAAATTGATCGTTTAAAAgctgatttaatattatgttagggggtaacacaaaaaaaaagtgacataaaaacttattttacgcGTTACAGGATTAATTATTGGTTTACTATATATACGGATTTACAATAAGaacatcaatattatcaaaattgtagattatacattttatgtagaTCCATGAGCAATCcattcaataactaataatatttatttatttccagctatagtttttacaaattattataagaaaacaattttaattacagaGGTTGGTCACTTCCAAGACATTCGCTATTTGGCTGTGTGGAAATGAGAGTTCCTAAcagtgttaaattaataataataagttatacaatataaaaatgtgaaaaaaaagataacttataaaagataaaaagttctaaaaaataattttaaattcatttcatGAATTGTATGGGACGATTGAAATGAGTTATCACAAAAAGTAAGGTAACCACTTTATTGTACTTAAGTTTTAGTCGAGTGTATCTCGCCACTGTAggaaacgtataaaatatgtatttgaatctaataattgtatacgatgAAAAAATCATTATGAGTGAAGACGGTCTTCCTTTATGTTAATGAAagttaccaaacaattattttaatattaacattaaaattttaacaaatgttcgtaggtttttttgtttttagtttttcccgattaatttaaaaaataatgataatttttaatttagaccTCTACAAACAACAGTGCAAACAACTATAAAAAGAAAGATCCATCTTGCTACAAATCCATCAAAGTTGATGATGATCGGAAGATTCTTCTACTAAACGTCTTCgggcatacaaaaaaaaaaaaaatattaaaattgcatatagtaaaatcaatacattcatcgagCGCTCAGAATGTAAAATCTTGTTTCTCACGGATCTAGATTAAATTCTCTAGACATTTTAtcgtcaaatattatataatgtgggCGATTTTACTGCGTAAACGATTGGGCGTAATGATCGTGTGCGCAGATGGaccattgatattttatttccacTAAACTcgagataatatatatataatataaaaccgcTCGGGCGCATTAACTCGCCTCGGACCTTCGATtgatactcataataataatataagaaatatatcgCAGTACGCGCGCTCAATAACGATGGCATGCATTCTCCGATGTGCagtaacgtacctatataatatagtataatataatatatatatgtctcataattatattatatgatgaggTATATAGGCGTCGGATCTCTCTCGGGTGGACCGAACAATGAcaggtgtattatattgtacgtatatttataacacacacatacatataatattatatataggtatattatattattattataaaaacgcgAGCCGGTAGTGACTGCCCACATTTTATAGTCGTAAGTCGgaccgacgccgccgccgccatccAGTAGCCCGAGATGTATAGGTACGGCGGCGACGACGCGCGCGTGTTGGGTGGTCGCGttccggcggcggcggaggcgCGCACGGGCGCCGCCGCCGCAGAGCATAAAAGGCGTCCCACCGAAACAACAgcgtactattatatatatcgtatacatgtacatgtcgtcgtcgtcgtgtacTAATAGAagtatataaagtaataaaatataatgttgtacgCGCACTGTATAAAGgtatatagttattaggtatataactactatgtatatatatatatatgatgtacGAAATGTCCGCGACAACGGTCcgtataaaatagataattataactCGGCGAGAGTACGCCGGCAATGcccgtgtatatatatatcgatattttgtataatatacgagtaggGATATAATTACATGTACgtgaagtatatatataataatacttatattgtattatattgtcaaataaTTGCCAACTATATACGACACGCGTCCTATTTCTTCTTTTACCCAAAAACGTCGAAGAACGCGGTGgggttatatacctatatatgatataattaggACGTGGatttaaatgtcataaaaaacaagaaaaatacgtttaaaaaaattcgatttaatGCACTCCATAGTAGTAAAACAAAACTTGTAAAAGTCTGtgagtattatttaaattcacatAATT
This portion of the Acyrthosiphon pisum isolate AL4f chromosome A1, pea_aphid_22Mar2018_4r6ur, whole genome shotgun sequence genome encodes:
- the LOC103308742 gene encoding zinc finger MYM-type protein 1-like is translated as MRKTIKNELGDRQFSIQVDSTQDIGTIDQAAICLRYVSNSQIKEWLFSVVQVKTSSGKGLYELLKECFSQNDINFKNIIGSSFDGAANMQGEFNGLRAFIKQENQNSVYIWCYAHILNLCVCDTCENLAAKNLFGLLNRLATFFSDSYKKMGVWKEIQEKLTTGQNKLKKLQKIGETRWWSREKALLWMFDGNDCLYPIVINALDFVATSKTFDPKSISEANSLKEKLCQFNIIVTAHLFLPIFKSFGPTSTYLQSKNLDILNAFLMVDKCIADISNLKFENVLKSSKDFVLKMNNSLHKIALNKEIFIENDFPKNRRRIKKLMFDEVCDDEAPTDPKQKFRVEVFQCIIDQLRTSLTERFTNNKTLQKLSLLSSVDHSKLIDELEHFAGIYDKISKPLYKKTVDIYDENTNNDDDNLIVTDMDYEDFSLDWDDTHLSVTESECEHSFIRDEKEVGHFQDIRYLAVWK